A window of Quercus robur chromosome 12, dhQueRobu3.1, whole genome shotgun sequence genomic DNA:
aatatcCATCCCTGGTTTCCAAAACATATACATATTTATCTCTTGCCTAAATTCATCAACTGTTCCACGTATATCAAATTGCTGTCCTTCTTGACCCCTAACACCCTCTTTCCTTTGCAATCCCAAAAAGAAAGCACAATGCGGACATGGCTTGGACATGTCTACATATTCATTTGGATAAGGATGGCACTGCAGCATCCCATTTGTGTCCCGCTCTATCTGCACAGTGACAAATGGAAAAcattaataagaaaaacaacCCCACCTCCTGTAGCAAGGATATGTAAGAGATTTAATAATCAAAGAATGCATAAAATTTAGAAGCCCAAAAGGGTGAAGTTTACTCCGGCATTCTACAACATCTTAAAGACAGATTTGACCTTTAATGTAAGCTGTCTAAGTCGAGACTCCACCCATCCCTTCCAAGCTAGCAAATCATCAACATCAGCTGCAATTATGTCCACCTCCAAATAGTTTTTGTAAGcctcaaaaaatatatacgGATCAAACAGAGCACTCCACTGGGCTTTGTTCAGCTCAATCTCCTGTCAGTGGACAAAATCACAAGGGCAAAGGCTTCAGTAATTAAATAAAGGCAGCTATTAAGAAGTAGAAGGGGAAGGGGGTGGGAGTCAGTTCAAACCTCACAGATCTTGTTACCATGGTGGAATTGTTCCATCATTACACGAAGAGTACTTGCTGAGACATTGTAGCTAGAATTCATGCAAGGGTATGCAGGAGTTATAATTGGCATGTGATGAAGTCGATCCCTAGGGTTTTTGCGAGGATCCCATATAGGAAACCCTAGTTCATTCTCTTCTATTGAACATAACATCACAGGGTTTGGCCAACGCCACTGTGTATAAACTCTGAAGAATCGAGATACCAGCATACTCGGAATTGCATTGGGATAGAGCTGGCATACCCGAGCAACTAAAAGAGCCCAATTTACACCACCTAGGAATCCAGTGACCTACACAGAaggaaaagagaatgaaaaCCACGATACGAAAGTGATCTGCTGAACGCAATGAAAAACTTACAAACAGACCAATCTTACATTTGAATAAACACCTCGCCTTTTAGCCCAAAACTTTAAACATCTGAGTGTCGTACGAAAGTGCTACAATTGCATATAGGATTAAAAAACTGTGAAAACCAcaaaatagatatataaaaaGGGTAAAGAGTAAGGAATGTCCACCTCAACATTTGGCACAAGTTTAAGAATCTGATCAGCAACCCTGCAGCCGTTAAGACTTCGAACGGTTGGCTCATCAACATTGTACAACACAGACTCATGTGATATGTCCAGGTCCTGTTGATAAATTAGTTCAAGAACAAGAATGATATGAAACAAAAAGAGGCAACAAAGATGTCTTTACTGTCACAAATTCTCAATTACAATCATGACGAATGCAGAGCAAATGAACATTGTATATCAGTCAGAAACTAATTCATCAAGCACTAAATGAAGTTATagaaaatattacaacattaGTGTATAAAAAGCATTTAAGGTATTTATGGTCACTctaaaattcacatcaaaatatttattgtgatGTTCTGCTACTTGCATTCAGTTTTTCTAATAAAGTTTATTActaatataaaagattaaaaaaaaaaatcacatcaaaatATGCAAAGGAAGCTAATATCAGACTAAAGAATTTCTTCAAAAACCAAGATTATCATTATCACATCTGATCCAAAATAAGCAATCAAAGTGAATAAAATTGCCACTTATGTGAGTTACAAAACTTTAGAAGACCCAGCTTACCAAAGAAATCTCAAAGACAACAGCATATAATATAGGATTGAAAGAAGCTGCCCTTTTGAAAACAGTCATGAAACATGTAGAGACAAAATTAAGTAAACAAAACTGAGAAACATAGTTAAAATAAATGACCCCACCCCTCCTCCTATgccccacaaaaaaaatataagagaaaaagaatagaagCACAAAAGAAACTTACTTCTGGAACAACCAAAAGAGATATGCTTGCATAAAGAAGATCAATTGATATCCCCAGGAACTTGAATTTCATTACTGGGACATGAGCATCCTGAACTGGCTGAAGCTCAGTAACTTCTTCCATTTCAGCCAGAATATTATGcaagattataaaaaaatcttCCTGAAAGCGATAATCATATGTTAGATGAAGTTTATTCTGTCTAGACTCAACAGATCTGAACAAGGACAAAATATGACTCACATCTCGATTTACATAAGATGGCCCCACACACAATGTATCTATGTCAGCCCCTGGCCCATGTACCTGCCAAGAAAGCAACTTGTTGCTACGTCTCCAGATACCCAAAAAACTGTTATTTCACTAAggtgtatacatatatatacgtGCGTGTGTatgtttagagagagagagagagagaattacaACAGAAAAAAGGGTCAGAATCTAGAGAGTGTGACATTTCTTGTACACTGTTTGACTGCAACAGACTGACTGGCAGGCAGACAAAAACTGAAGAAAGACCAAAATCAGGACAGAAGCACTTTTCATTAAAGCTTAATGGTAGAATTACTTGCTGTCTAAGTTAAATGTACTACTGCTTCACACATGGGCAACCCTTTATCCAAGCTCAACAATTTCCAAGAAAAAAAttggcatcatcatcatcaccaccaaTGCCGCCACTACCATGATCACCATGCTCACAGTATGAGAAAGGATTTACCAGTTAAGGACCACAAAATGAGCTTCACTGTTACCACCAGAAGTCCAAATAAAACCAGAAACTGGCATTTTTGTCATAATACATTCTGCTTAATCACTACCGCgcaaaccaaaaaaaaccaCTCTCTGGTCTCCTGGCTACAAGATGAAGCAGCCCAGTTCCCTAACTTCTACAAAGCAAAAGGCCATTATCCAGAATAATCACTATTCATGACTCTATGTACCACAAATTCCTATTTTTCCTCCAAATAATCCAGAAACTATTACTAGATACTTTTGCTGCCTCCTATATATCAGGGTTCTTCATACTTGAatttggttttccccattccaGGTACATCACCATGATGACACAAGCTAGCAAAAATAGATAGTATTTGATTCTGGCAGGTAGCTCGATTATTATTCCCTAACTCAACATGATCTAAGTTGATCCTCCAACAAAAAGTGGAAAATATTAGTAAAAGATTATGCATGCAAAGTTCACACGATTTACACACTTATTTAACTCTAACAACATTTGTGAGGCCCAGACAGAAATACCTAGGAGAAGAATATAACGATGCGGAAGGGATTGCTCTCATCATAAAAGGAGCATAATGGAAAATTAATACTAACCCCCAAACGATAAGAACCAAAAGTAAAAATGACAGCATTAGCATCCTCCACCATCTGCTCTGTGTAGCCTCTCTGGCGGGTTAATTGCTTCACCCAACCTTTTACAATCTACAATAAGCAGTTAACTTGGTCACAAACAGTACTTCAAAACAGAGAAATGCATacattgaaaaagataaaaaatgcatatattacAACAACCTAGGATCCCAACCTCTAAGCCTCCATAATTAAGTTAAGCCCCGATGTATGTCAAATGAATGAAATATTCAAGGATAAATTAcagacaaataaaaataaagtatccAGATAAAGAGACAGTAAAACTTCTGCTAACTAAACAATAAAATAGGAACAACATTTAGCCAATAAAACACTCTTCCCATAAAGAAAGAATGCCACATACAAATTTAATAGagcaaataaaaatgaaaaagtataAGAAACAATGATATATTATGCTAAGAAGCATCTAAAATTACATGAACATCTGGAACTGCAGATTGCAATAAAATCAGTAATAAACTTACACCTTATAATATACCCCCGCTAGTTTGTAAACTCCAAAATCCTTACAACCAACAGCACGAAACATATACACATGTTCAGGAACCAGTAATTGCTTTGCCTTCACAACCTAACCACCTATTGGGTGAGGTTTAGGCATGTCCAATAACTCATGAAAATCATCCATAAATCAAatagaaataattttgttctcaTGTTTCCACAATCATTTTAATACTAGGTTGTAACCTCTGCTTAATAGCGATGATAGTTCACGTGGGTCATATCGGCTTTCGTGTTAAGTATCATTATGAATGGGTCGCGTGgcaccaaaattaagaaaattaaaataaacactaGATGCAAAATTAGGCTACAATTAATAAGCTAATTTGGATTCTGATTGTGCTTTGACtttaattaattgattgattTATGAGTAATTCCCATCAATTCATTTTAGTCAACAGAAAAAAGTCATATATCTTAGAAATGGTCACCAAATTGAATGTGAAATGTAAACATATAGTAAGAACACGCACTATTTTCCTCAAATAAATAGTCAATAATACAAAGAAACCAGAAAATTACCTCACCAATGCGAGCCAGAACCTCTTCTCTCCTCGCACCTTCTTCCTCACTCTCGTAAAGCGCCGAATCAAGCAAGAACTACGAACAACACAGATTTAATACATAAGCAAATTCAGCATAATCCGAATTTAGCCCAAATCATATAGAAATTTTACCTTTTCCAAATCTATATTGCGTATAAGATCAGTCTCGGTGGGACCGGCAACGGAGATTGGCTTTGTGATGCCAAACCTCGTCGGCGGCGAAGAACCGTCTGGACTCTCGGGGCCCGCCATTTTCAGTgtcaaagaggaaaaaaaagaaagaattgagaAGTGAAAGAAGCAAAGGTAACctcaaattgattttgaatcGAAGAATGAGGGAAGATCAAATCTTCTTCAGCAAAATCGGAATTACAACAGAATCGAAGGTGTAAATCTGAGAATAGAGGAAAAGGGAGCTGAAGAGGAAGGTGTCTGTTTGGATAACTGGAAAAAAAGGAGCGCAGATCGAAACCCTAAGTCTCCGACGAAGGAAAAGGTTGGCTGGTCAAACACGgaatatatatgagagagagagagagagagatagagagatgtgTGTGAGAAAGATCGAGAAGGAGAGAGGATTAGAGCGTTACAAACTTACAGAGTTTAGGTGGGCTTAAAGGGAGTGTTTGGATACTGGAATACCAGATTAGACGCGTATTGGTAGTACTATTGTTtagattaataaataaataaattttgtagttgTAGGGTGTGCACGTCATATCCTGTTAAGTTACGACCAGTGTGACTTAATTGTAAGAGTCTTTGCATTGCTTCTGTCACAATTATAGTTTCGTTAAGGCCCAAAAATGCATGTGATATTAGTCATCACTGTCCCATGATGTGGGGTTTATCAGtgagattttttcttttaataagaagaaatatatatatatatatatatatacagttaagttgctttttttttttttattctttttcggTTTTCAAAGAGGAACAGATTTTCAAAGTTGCCGACTGGCGGCCGCCCAGACAAGCCAGACCCCAGTTGACGCGTAAATACCGTTgttattccctttttttttttctcttttgtcatttttttatgctTGAGTATACTAACAACTAATAACAAGCAAATCTCGAAgcctttttctttattcaatcacAAGGCAGATCCATGATTCTGTGCCTTCTCTTCTTCATATATTTTAATAAGGAAatcataaattatacaaaacaaatcaagatTTTTACTTTCActtgaaaaaaatattgcacatatatacatatctgATGATAAGGttgcaaatatatattttgtagttATGGTAAGTCTTTATTTGAAGACAAAACACTTTGCTTATTGACTTGGTTCTGTTTCTATTCTTCTTCGTGACTCTACTTTAATAACGATCCATAAATTATACGAAACAAGTCAAGATTGTTtctgtttagcaaaaaaagtcAAGATTGTTTTTGGGAAAAATgcaagagctaaaaaaaaaaaaaaaagattttgatgtAAGTGGTTATTAACAAAGGAAAATGTGATTAAATAGTAAGctcaaatgaaaaatattaaaatatttaattatgttccgttctttattttttttccaaaaataaatatgttcAATCCTTTAATTGAAGACAAAACACTTTACATATTGAgttctttgtaatttttgtcACTTTGTTGAATTGTTCAATAAAGAGGTGAGTAGGTGAAAGAAAGGTCcgagaaaaatattatatataataagaaaatgtaaaatacaAATGCAGACTTGGTTTAAATCTAATGTTCCTTGTGTACTAAATTCATTACAATAGTGACACATAGCCAaaagtatatatgtgtaaacACTAAGATAACTAGAAATTCCAACTAATAAAACCCTAATGAACcctttttttaagttatatttatgtattttatttctttaaataaaataaaccaataaGTCATGATCTTTGTTAAACATGACTCTCTAATCTCTATACCTAAGGGAAATGATACAATTCTATACCCACATAGCCCAAAATAATATCAGCCATCATAAGGCCCAAGCCTATGTGGCCTTGGCCCATCCAAATGATCTTTTTCGGCCCAAACCCAAGTAAATATAACCTATGAGCCGAAAGAATTGCATTGCGTTTCAAGTTTCATTTCATCAACATCGccaacagattttttttttttttttttttagaaaaaggcgacaaatttcattaaagaaaGGCCACGTTAGCTTGGATTACAGACAGTACTGAGCTATAAAAGAATATCCCTTATCCACACAAAAATGTCTAACATAtttggtgagtttggttcagttttttataaaaattcataatgaaaaagttaagtttttaaaaagtgtataatgaaaaagtgcattttcaaaaaattgagtatttggtaaaaactgttaaaaagtgttttttgaaaaaactgagtgtttggctagcacttataaaagtgacaGTTTAATGAATAAATTAGCAAAaatgacaatgtatatataagggagtttatttcataccttttttttttttatgtgagtttggttcatacttaaaaatcaactacttcatcatacttaaatcaatttttctctttctaaaaaaattatttttttctcaccaatattagctaataataacctaccacttaagatttattgtgaaaatattgtgataaaaattgatactgattttaattttaacgtgctattaaaattatgtttttctctttctaaaaaattatgtttttctcaccaatattaactaataataacctaccacttaagatttattgtaaaaatattgtgataaaaattgatactaattttaattttaacatactattaaaattatttttctcaccaatattagctaataataaccgaccccttaaaatttattgtgaaaaaattatgataatatttcattattctttttttccttttttttccactctttttttatcctccacacggcatttctttcttcttcttttttttcctttttttttttcccactaaatttctcctccacacacgtacctgttttcttttttaatccttctttcctcctttttttattccttcccTGCCATTCCTCCAAACACCAGAACATTCTCCTTCTTcgtctcttcttttttttttttttttcccttttctcttAGCACTTCATCTATTGGTTCTTGGCGGAATCGATAGCATCCCACTTAGGTTCTGGCGACGTAGAATCCATCGGAGTGCGCGACGAAGATGAGGCGGTGGAGTTTGGAGACTGCGAGTGGCTGAGAGGGAAGGActtggagatcgaaaatggggTCGGAGTCAGAGTCGTCCGGGTTTGATTGGGAGGGGTTCGCCGATTTGATCGAACCCAGAGCTCGGTGTTGTTGATGCATTCGGCTTCGATTTTGTCCTGTAATTCTATCATTTTGCtatattctgattttttttgttttgcattttaaggaatcctaatttgcaagggatttttttttttttttttccttagctgatttgggaatttgttatagatttttttgtgtttggatttgaaaatttgttgggagagcagagagatgagatgagaacTAATGATTTATcaagggtaatttggtaatttttggaaAAGCCCAAcgaatcaaaatcaaaactcacATAAGCTTTTTGTTTATGGACCTCCAGAGCTCCATAAACTCAAACGCGCGtttcttcacaaatataaaacgcaactttttccaaaaagttgcgttttatacTTACCAAACACTATTTTCGGGCTGGCTTTTTTGAAAACGCGCGTTTTGGGCTTCAAACGCTGAAACAAACGGGCACTTAGTGATTGTTTGTTTGGATAGCGCACCCAACGTCACGTCGAAtgtttttttggtgaattttgtGTACTGTTTACAGGActtacaagtattttttttcacaaaaataattttaaaactgggtcccacggtactatttatacatttaaaaattattttgctatagtatttttaattttcagtaataaacgATATCTAAACAGACCTTTAGCATATCTAGCAAAGTTATGAGTAGCAATATATCGGTAGCAAAAAGCATATGAGAACCTAAACTTAACATTATGAGGGAGTTTGGATTCGAATTATAAGTGTTGCGTCTGCGTCTAACacgttttctctttctttcttttttttgccttttcagCCGCAACTGTTGACTGGtcttctgtgaacagtgcacaagtgcactattcacggacccacaaattacacttttcagtaactttttcattaaaaatgggtcccacggtactattcacacatttaaaaattattttgctgcAATATTTTcggttttcaatttcagcaaaataagttttatccaaacagaccctatatttatgtgtgtgtttgcCAAGCAATGATTTTATGTTTTGCGTTTTTTTACTGGATACTATGGCACTATTCACGGACCAGCTAAGTACTGAAAAATGCAGCAATAAagtttgctacagtgtttttcattttaaaatttattttgctatagtgttttcagcaataaattttcagttttcagtaaaataagcggtatctaaatAGACCTTATATATCAAATAATCAAACAATGATAGAGATACTTTATTTGCTTTTAGAGAACTCATAATGAACTTTGAGTCTCCCTCCAAAACATTGGCAGCGGCACTTAAAGGccagggtggtcacaggaccaccctaacctaaaaaaaaattatatataataatttaaaattttatgtttgtCTACCTTTCAAAAAGAATTTGGGAAgaccttataattttttttttggtctttttctttttgcttgaaagcctcaatatattgttaagtataaaaaattatggagtaaagtttaattttattatcataaaaaataaaataaaataaaataaaaaattataacatagcaagtccaaaaaattataacattgcTTGATTTTGTACATTAAAAGAGATGTAAGTTGTAGCACTAAtaagcttctcaaaaaaaaaaaaaagttgtagcACTAATAATTATGTTTGTctacctttcaaaaaaaaaatgggaagacctttagttttttttttttaatgataataaaattaaaatttactcCATAATTTATTatacttaacaatatattagggctttcaagcaaaaagaaaaagaccaaaaaaaagttttgaactaaaatctaaaaaaaaaattataacatagcaagtccaaaaaattataacattgcTTGATTTTGTACATAGAAAGAGATGTAAGTTGTAGCACTAATAATTATGTTTGTctacctttcaaaaaaaaatttgggaagaccttcag
This region includes:
- the LOC126710492 gene encoding LOW QUALITY PROTEIN: nuclear poly(A) polymerase 4-like (The sequence of the model RefSeq protein was modified relative to this genomic sequence to represent the inferred CDS: inserted 1 base in 1 codon), yielding MAGPESPDGSSPPTRFGITKPISVAGPTETDLIRNIDLEKFLLDSALYESEEEGARREEVLARIGEIVKGWVKQLTRQRGYTEQMVEDANAVIFTFGSYRLGVHGPGADIDTLCVGPSYVNRDEDFFIILHNILAEMEEVTELQPVQDAHVPVMKFKFLGISIDLLYASISLLVVPEDLDISHESVLYNVDEPTVRSLNGCRVADQILKLVPNVEHFRTTLRCLKFWAKRRGVYSNVTGFLGGVNWALLVARVCQLYPNAIPSMLVSRFFRVYTQWRWPNPVMLCSIEENELGFPIWDPRKNPRDRLHHMPIITPAYPCMNSSYNVSASTLRVMMEQFHHGNKICEEIELNKAQWSALFDPYIFFEAYKNYLEVDIIAADVDDLLAWKGWVESRLRQLTLKIERDTNGMLQCHPYPNEYVDMSKPCPHCAFFLGLQRKEGVRGQEGQQFDIRGTVDEFRQEINMYMFWKPGMDIFVSHVRRKQLPSFVFPDGYKRSRLSRHISQQPERPCDNAVGCLSGSSERGLKRKNDPEMVDLKPDKPEKRVSISPQLLESVSPESSRGRSGGTSQVSFSEWVRLECSVTGDVDSNAEIRSSSGQLGGEEGIIGNHVQMGGTVVHDSVTLREKIFVCKSNFPEVRNEVMLTEAVEKPSPRRELLASCEVPNSLAEETCQSGLNGDKGGMAYMESVETGSTGRLLNWTEGAVDAAQELVKPCNQTIGKENAESVFEPSCNTQNLSCEGDVCAADLVSPLENGCSNASGVLQDSLSEDLEPNIALGXVITSEDGARSEFMKKLVIRHVF